The Bradyrhizobium oligotrophicum S58 genome contains the following window.
TGCCTACGATGCAGGCATCGTCGGTCGGCAGTGCGCCCGCCTCGCGTGCTGCGCTTCGCGCACGCGGTTTGCAGGCACCAAAACGCGCGGGCGTTTGTTTGCGATGACGACACCTGCCGCTGGTAGTCACCCAGTGTGACGAGACAGGACAGAAGGCCGATGAGTTTTTCACACACGCTGGGCGGCACGATTTATCGCTTCAACGATCTCAAGACGCTGCTCGCGAAGGCGACGCCGTTGCGCTCGGGCGATGTGCTGGCTGGCCTCGCGGCGCAGAATGCGGCCGAGCGCGTCGCGGCGCGGATGGCGCTCGCCGATCTGCCGCTGCGTCACTTTCTCAACGAGACCGTCATTCCCTATGAGAGCGACGAGGTCACGCGGCTGATCGTCGACCAGCATGACGGCAACGCCTTCGCTGCTGTCGCGAGCCTCACGGTCGGCGCTTTCCGCGAATGGCTGCTGTCGGATGCGACCGACGCGGCGACGCTCGCTGCAGTGTCGCCCGGCCTCACGCCGGAGATGGTCGCGGCCGTCTGCAAGATCATGCGGCTGCAGGACCTCGTCACGGTCGCCGCCAAATGCGAGGTCGTCACCCGCTTCCGCTGCACCATCGGCCTTCCGGGGCGGATGTCGACGCGGCTGCAGCCCAATCATCCGCTCGATGATCCCAAGGGCGTGGCGGCCTCCATCCTCGACGGCCTGATGTATGGCGTCGGCGATGCCACCATCGGCATCAACCCGGCGAGCGACGACGTCGACACCATGGTGCGGCTGCTCGACATGATCGACGCGTTGCGTCTCGCGTCGAACGCACCGATCCAGTCCTGCGTGCTGGCGCATGTCACGACCGCGCTGAAGGCGATCGAGCGCCGCGCGCCGGTCGATCTCGTGTTCCAGTCGCTCGCCGGCACCGAGGAGGCCAATCGCGGCTTCGGCATCACGCTGTCATTGCTCGACGAGGTGCTGGCCGCAGCTGAAAGCCTGCAGCGCTGTCCTCCCGGCGGCAATGTGATGTATTTCGAGACCGGACAAGGCAGCGAGCTGTCATCAGCCGGACATTCCGGCGTCGATCAGCAGACCTTGGAGGCCCGCTGCTACGCGGTGGCGCGGCGCTACCGGCCGCTGCTGGTCAACACCGTGGTCGGCTTCATCGGCCCGGAATATCTCTACGACGGCAAGCAGATCATGCGCGCGGGGCTGGAAGACCATTTCTGCGGCAAGCTGCTGGGACTGCCGATGGGCTGCGACGTCTGCTACACCAACCACGCCGAGGCCGACCAGGACGATATGGACGCCCTGCTCACGCTGCTCGGCGTCGCCGGCTGCACCTACATCATGGGTGTGCCCGGCGCCGACGACATCATGCTGAACTATCAGAGCACGTCGTTCCATGACGCGCTCTATGTCCGCAAGGTGCTGGGCAAGCGCGCGGCGCCGGAGTTCGAAGCGTGGCTGGCTGCCACCGGCATCAGCGACATCAAAGGCGAACTGAGCTTCGAGCCGGCGCGGCTGATGCCCTCCCTGCCGTTGCTGGAGGCCAAGTGATGAGCGGCTCCGACGACAGCACGCCGGCAACATCGGCCTCAGACGATTGGAACTGGCTGTCGCGCTACACCGAGGCGCGCATCGCATTGGGCCGCTGTGGTCCCGGCGTGCCGACGTCCGCCCATCTCGGCTTCCAGGCGGCACATGCCGAGGCCCGCGATGCCGTGCTGAAGCCGTTCGACGCCGAAGGCTTTGCCGCCGAGGTCGCCGCACGCGGCTGGCCGGCGCTGGCCGTGCATAGCCGCGCCGCCGACCGCAGCATCTATCTGCAACGCCCCGACGCAGGCCGCCTGCTCTCGCCTGTATCAGAAGCGCTGCTGTCGGAGCCGCGCGCATCCGCCGACATCGTGCTGGTGATCGCCGATGGATTGAGCAGCCGCGCCGTGCAGGTCAACGCCCTGCCCGTGCTCGATCCGCTGATGCCGCGTCTCACGGCAAGCGGCCGGCGGCTGTCACCGGTCATCGTGGCATCGCAAGGACGCGTCGCGCTTGCCGATCACATCGGCGAGCTGTTGGGCGCGTCAGCCTCGATCATCCTGATCGGCGAGCGGCCGGGCCTGAGCGCCGCCGACTCGCTCGGCCTCTACCTCACCTGGATGCCGCGCCGCGGCCGCGTCGATTCCGAACGCAACTGCATCTCCAATGTCCGCCAGGGCGGGCTCGCGCCTGCCGATGCCGCGGTCCAGGCCGCCGAACTGATCGAACGCATGTTCCGGCATCAGGCGGCCGGGGTCGGCCTCGCCCGGCTGCCGCAACTGCCGCCGCCCGAGGGAGACGGCGTGTGATGATGCGGACGACAGGCGAAACATCACACCGCGCAATAGCGATCCTGAATGTCCTTGTCGGCCAGCAGGGCCGCGGCGCTGCTCTCGTGCACCACCTCGCCCTGGTCGATGATGACAGCGCGATCGGCGAGCCGCAGCGCCCATTCGACGTTCTGCTCGACCAGCAGCAGCGTCTTGCCCTGGTCGCGCAGCCGGCGGAACAGCACGCCCATCTCCTCGACCAGCACCGGCATGATGCCTTCCGACGGCTCGTCGAGCAGCACCATGCGCGGCCGCGCGATCAGGGCGCGGGCAATCGCCAGCATCTGCTGCTCGCCGCCGGAGAGCGTGACGCCCTCCTGGTCCAGCCGCTCGTTCAATCGTGGAAAAGTCTCCGCAATCTCGGCGAACGCAGCCCGCTCGTCGATCTCGGCCTTGGCTGCGACGAGCCCGAGCCGCAAATTCTCCCGCACCGACAGACCCGGCACGATGCGGCGCTCCTCGGGCACGTAAGCAAGACCGAGATGAAAGCGCCGATGCGCCGCGAGCGGCAGCAGGTCCTGCCCAGCGAAGCGCACGCGGCCCTCGGCCTTCGGCATCAGGCCCATGACGGTACGCAATGTCGTAGTCTTGCCGGCGCCGTTGCGGCCGACGAGCGCAACCACCTCGCCCTCGTTCACGCGCAGCGATATGCCGTGCAGGACATGGCTGGCGCCATACCAGGCCTGAACGCCGTCGAGCTCGAGCAACGCGGTCTCAGCCATAGCCTTCACTCTGTCCCAGATAGACCCGGCGCACGTCGGGGTTGGATCGGATGTCCTCCGGCTTGCCATCCGCAAGAAGCCGGCCATGGTGTAGCACCAGCACCCGCTGGCTCAGGCCCAGCACCATCTTCATCTTGTGCTCGACCAGCAGCACCGTGCGCCGCTCGGCCAATCGCTCGAGCAGCGCGACCATCTCCTTGGTCTCTTCCGGGCCCATGCCGGCGGTCGGCTCGTCCAGCAGCAGCAGCTCCGGCTCGGACACCAGAGCGATCGCGATCTCCAACGCGCGCTGCTGGCCATGCGCGAGAAATTTCGCCAGCTCGCCGCGCTTGCCGATCAGGCCCACAGACGTCAGCGCCGCGTCGGCGCGCTCACTCAGCTCGACCAGATCCGCGCGCTTGCGCCAGATGTCATAGCTCACGCGCATCGCCTGCGCCGCGACGCGGACGTTCTCATGCACCGAGAGGTCCGGAAAGATGTTGGTGATCTGATACGACCGCGAGATGCCCTGATGCACAAAGCGATGCTGCGGCAAGCCGTTCAACTCGCGGCCCTTGAAGCGCAAGGTGCCGCTGCTCGGCGACAGCGTGCCCGACAGGATGTTGAAGAACGTGCTCTTGCCGGCGCCGTTCGGCCCGATGATCGAGGTCAGCTCGCCCGCCGCGAACGCGACGGAGATGCCTTCGAGCGCGACGAAGCCGCCGAAGCGGCGGCCGATCCCGTCCGCGCGCAACAATTCGGTGCTCATCGCCGCTCCCTCGCCGCCGGCAGCGCGTCCAGGAAGGTGCCCCAGATGCCCTTGGGCAGGAACAGCACGAACACGACGAAGATGGCGCCGACGACGATCTGCCAATGCGGCGTCCACACCGAGACAACGTCCTCCAGGATCAGGAAGGTGGCGGCGCCGATGAACGGCCCGAAGAAGCTGCGGGCGCCTCCCAGCAGCACCATCATCACGATCATGCCGGAGGTCTGGTAGTGCAGGATGTCGAGCGGGACGATCGACAGATGCAGCGCCGACATGCAGCCGCCGACCGCGGAGATCGCGCCCGACAGCATGAACACGATCAGCTTGCAGCGCTCGACGTCATAGCCGCAGGCCCGCGCACGCTGCTCGTTCTCACGGATCGCTTCGATGACGGCGCCGAACGGCGAGTTGAGGATGCGCGACTGCACCCAGATCGCGAGCGCCGCGAGGGACATCAGGACATAGTATTTGTTGAGCGGATCGAGGAAGTTGATCTGCACTCCGAACAGATTGATGTGATCGACCGTAAAGCCGCGCAGCCCGTTCTCGCCGCCGGTGAAGGACGAGGCCTGCAGCGCGACATAGTAGACGAGCTGCGCCAGCGCGAGCGTCACCATCGAGAAATAGATGCCGCGGGTGCGCGTCGAGATCGTGCCGATCACTGCGGCGAGCACTGTGCTCGCTGCGATCGCCAGCGGCACCGCGGCGAACCAGGGCAATCCCCAGCGGCCGATGACGATGCCGGTCAGATACGCGCCGGTGCCGAAGAATGCGGCGTGGCCGAACGACAGCAGCCCGGTGTAGCCGAACAGCAGATTGTAGCCCATCACCACGACGCCGTAGATCAAGACGTTGACCGCAAGCGCCTTCGACGGCAACAGCCATGGCAGCAGCGCAAGTGCTGCGATCGAGACCAGCACGCGATGATCGGAAAGGATCGCGACGAGCCGCTGGGCTTGAGGAAGCGGCGGTGCTTCGCCGGCCGACTGCACCGTCATCACGCTCTCCCCTTGAGGCCGAACAGGCCCTGCGGCCGCACCAGCAGCACGGCGGCCATCAGCGCGAACATCACGATGGTCGCCATTTCAGGCGCGAACAGCGCGACCATGCTGATGCAGATGCCGACCATCAGTCCGGCGACGACGGCGCCGACGATCGAGCCGAGGCCGCCGATCACGGTGACGACGAAGGCTTCCGCCAGCACCAGCGTGCCCATCTCCGGATTGACGCTGCGCATCGGCCCCGCCAGCACGCCGCCGAGCGCGGCGAGGCCGACGCCGAGGCCGAAGATCGCGAGCCAGACCTTGCCGATGTCGACGCCGAGCACGCGCATGATCTGGGGATCACGGGCGCCGGCGCGGACGATGAGGCCGATTCGCGTCTTCTCGAGCATCAGCCACAGCGCCAGCAGCACGACCGCCACCAGCGCGATCACGAACAGACGATATTTGGGAAAGAAGCCGACGCCGAGATCGACGACGCCGATCAGCTGCGACGGCGTCGGAAACGGAATGCCGTCGCTGCCGAACACGATGCGCACACCCTCGACCAGGATGTAGCTGAGGCCGAAGGTGAGCAGCAGGGGATCATCGATCGAGCGGCCATACAGCCGCCGGACCAGCACGAATTCGATCAGCATGCCGAACGCGCCGACCAGTACGGGGGCGAGCAGCAGCCCCCACCAGAAGCTGCCGGTCAGCGATGCCAGATAAAGCCCGGCATAGGCGCCGATCATGAACAGTGCGCCATGGGCGAAATTGACGACACCGAGCATGCCGAACACGATGGTCAGGCCGAGCGCGGTGATCACCAGCACCGCCCCGAGGGCGATGCCGGAAAACAGCTGCATGATGATCAGCGAGAGGTCCATGCGATCGGGATCAGGTCGCGTGGCCGAGCTCGCCGCAGCTTCGCAGCATCTCGTCCGCACCGGGGTCGCTGGCCACGATCGCGAACAGATCGTTGTCGTTGGCCATGGCCGACTTCTTCTTCGACTCCAGCACCAGCACCGACTGCACCGACTGGTGGTCGCATTTGCGGTAGTGCTGCGGGCCCTTGGTCAGGTCGTATTGCAGTCCCTCCAGCGCCGCGACGACCTTGTCGGTGTCGGTGCCGCCCGCGGCCTGCATCGCCTGCAGTAGCGAGCCGACGCCGGAATAGCCGTAAGCGCCGTAGTCGGTCGGGATGGCGCCGCCATTGGCGGCGCGGTACGCCTTGTTGAACTCGGCCGCGGTCTTGTTCTGGGTTTCCAGCCCCCAGTAATAGTTGGCGCCGCCGACAACGCCCTCGAACACGTCGGGACCGACAGCCAGGCGCTGGTTGTGCAGGATCACGGGCACCACGATCTTCATCTGCTGCTTGATGCCGAAATCGACCGCCTGCTTGATCGCATTGGCCTGATCGCGGCCGAAATTGCTGATGCACAGCACATCCGGACGCAGCGACATCAGGCGCGGCATGAAGGTCGAATAGTCGGCGGCACCGAACGGATGCAGGATCTCGCCGACGCTCTCGGCGCCGATCGCGGCCTGGGCCCGCTTGAAGCCGCGCAGCATCTCGTGACCATAGGCATAGTCCGCAGCGAGATGCGCGACCTTCATGCCTTTCTTGATGGTCTGACGCGCCACCGCTGCCGTGGTCATGTGCGGGTTCAGCGCCTCGTGGAAGGTGTATTTGCTGAAATCCTTGACCTCGTTGATGGTGTCGGACTGGCTGATCGAGACGTAGATCACGCCTCGCGCACGGGTGACCTCGTTGACGGCGAGCTGGACCGCGCTGGAGAGCGCGCCGACGATGGCATGGACCTTGTCCTTCTCGATCAGCTCCAAGGTCCGAGTCGCGGCCTCGCCTGCATTGAGCTTGTCGTCGCGCACCAGGAGCTCGACCTTGCGGCCGGCGATGCCGCCCTTGTCGTTGACGAGCTTGACGGCCAGCTCGGCGCATTTGACCTGATCGCGCGCCTCGGCAGCGAACGGACCGGTCAGCGGCGTCGGAAAGCCGATGCGGATGGTGTCGTCAGCGGCGCGGCCCAGGCGCGGCATCGCCAGCGTGGCAATGCCCGCCGACATTCCCATGACAGCCGTGCGGCGGGATATTCCTGCGCGTTGCAGCTTCGTCTCGTAGCTTGGCATGATCTCCTCCCTCGTCTTGTTATATCAGAACCGATTGAGCGCTTTGAGCACACGCGCAGGCGTGATCGGAATGGTGTTGATGGATGCGCCGAACGGAGCCAGCGCATCATTGACCGCGTTGAGCACGCAAGCCGATGCCGCTGCCGTGCCGGCTTCGCCGCAGCCCTTGGCGCCCAGGATGGTGTCGGCGGTCGGTGTCTCCACATGGTCGATGACGATATCAGGCATCTCCATCGCCATCGGGACGAGATAGTCGGCCAGCGTTCCGTTGAGGAGCTGCCCGGTCTCACCATAACGGCATTCCTCGAACAGCGCAGCACCGAGCCCCTGCACGACGCCGCCGCGCAGCTGCTCGTCGACCAGCATCGGATTGATGATACGGCCGCAATCCTCGACGACGTAGTGCTTCAGCAGTTTGACGAATCCAGTCTCGACGTCGACCTCGATGGAGCAACCCTGGATGCCGTTGGTGAAGGCAAACGGATAGCCCTGCGGCGCGAAATGATGGCTGACCGTCAGCTGCGCCTGGGTGCCCGGCGGCAACGTATCCGATCTGAAATAGGCGATGCGCGCGATCTCGGCGACGGCCAGGCGCGGCTGCCGCGTGGCGACGCTCACCACCTGACCATCGACGATGTCGAGTGCGGCCGGCTGCTCCTGCAGCACCAGTGCTGCAATCTCCAGAATGTTCGCCTTGAGCCTGCGCGCGGCCTGCAGCGCGGTCTCGCCGCCGATGCCGGCGCCGCGGCATGCCCAGGTCGCACCGCCATGCGGGGTCACCTCGGTGTCGCCGGTGATGACCTTGACGTGCTCCTGGGCCACGCCGAGCTGATCGGCGACGATCTGGCTGACGATCGCCTCGGTGCCCTGCCCCTGTTCGGTGACGGAGATCGCACAGCGCACCTCGCCCGACGGCGTCAGGCTGAGGGTCGCGCCATCCTGCGAGGAAATGCGTGCGCCGCCGACGCCGTAGAACGCCGGGCTCGGATTTGTGATCTCGACAAAGGTCGCAATGCCGATGCCGCGATGAATGCCGCGTTGACGCAGCTCGGTCTGCTCGGCGCGGAGCGCGTCATAATCCATGAGATCGCGCAGCCGGCGCAGACAAGCCTGATGCGACAAGGCTTCGAATCTGTAGCCGGTCGGCGACGCCGTCGGATAGGCATCGTCGGGGATCACGTTCTTCGCCCGGATCGCAAGCGGATCGAGGCCGACCGCGCCGGCCGCAAGATCAACCATCCGCTCGGTGACCGCACAGGCGATCGGATGACCGACTGCGCGGTACTGGCTGGTCTGCACCTTGTTCTGAAACACGACCTCGAGCACCGCGCGATACGACCTGAAATCATAGGGCGCGCCGATCAGGCGGATGACCTGGTTGCCTTCGACCACGCTGGTGCGCGGATAGGTCGAGAAGGCGCCGATGGCCGTGGCATCGTGAATGTCCATGGCGAGGATCCTGCCATCGGCATCCACAGCCATCCGCGCCTGCACCTGGTGATCGCGCGCATGAATGTCCGAGACGAAGGATTCGATACGGTCGGCGACGTACTTGACCGGACGTCCCAGCAGGATCGACAGCCCGACCACCGCCATGTCCTCATGATAGACATGCAGCTTCATGCCGAACGAGCCGCCGATATCGGGCGCGATCACGCGCACGCTCGCTTCGGGGATGTTGTAATGACGGGAATAGAGATCCTGGAACTGATACGGCGTCTGCGTGGCATGGTGGACGATGAGCGTGCTGCCCTCGGGATCGTAGTCCGCGACGATGGCGCGCGGCTCCAGCGTGACCGGCGTATGACGGCCGAAGCTGAACTCCTGCTCGATGACATGCGCGGCCGACGCGAAAACCTCGTCGACCCCGCCGCTGTCGAGCTGGGTGCGAAAGCAGAGGTTGGACTGGCTCGCGGGATTGACCCGGGGTGCATCGGGCGCGCGCGCGGCGTCGAGATCGACCACCGCAGGCAGCTCCTCGTAATCGACCGAGATCAGCTCCAGCGCATCTTCGGCGAGCGCCCTGCTCTCGGCGACCACGGCAACGACGGCCTGCCCGGCCCAGACCACGCGATCGAGCGGCAGCGGCAGCTGCGGCTCGGAGGTCATGCCCTTGAAATGATCGAGCGTCCCGGTCCAGGGCGTGCAGATCTTGGCAAGGTCGGCGCCCATGGCCACGAGATGTACGCCCGGAAGTGCACGCGCGGCTTCGACATCGATGCCGATGATCCGTGCATGCGCGTACGGGCTGCGCAGGAAGGCTGCGTGCAGCATGCGCGGCAGCCGGATGTCGGTGACGTAGCGTCCGCGCCCGGCCAGCAGCCGCTTCGCGTTCGGACGCGGCACGGAGCGGCCGATATAGGAGTTCGGACGGTCGAGCGAGGTCAGCGGCGCGGTCATTGCGGCGTGCCCTCCGCGGCCCTCGCCGCGCGCGCCTCGGCCACCGCGGCGATCGCATCGACGATTGCCTCATATCCGGTGCAGCGGCAGAAATTGCCGGACAGCGCATCACGGATGGCCTCGCGGCTCGGCCGGGCGACATTCGAGAGCAACTCGTGCGCGGTCATCAGCATGCCGGGGGTGCAGAAGCCGCATTGCAGCGCGTTGCGACGATGAAACTCGGCTTGGAGATCAGCGATCGCGCCGCTTTCCGAGAGGCCCTCGATGGTGTCGATGCGCGCGCCCTCGGCCTGCACGGCGAACATCAGGCAGGCGTGGACCGCATGACCATCGAGCTGGACCAGACAGGCGCCGCAGGCCCCCATCTCACATCCGGCATGCGTGCCGGTCAGCTCGAGCTGATTGCGTAGACAATCGACCAGCGTGTCACGCGGGGCGACCTCGCACACGGTCTTGCGGCCGTTGACGACAAGACGGACGCGAACCGCCTCGTCGGGCTCGTCGATATCGATCGGCATCGTCGGATGGCCGCTCATGCCGCCTCTCCGATCCGCCCCAGGAGCCGGCCGAGCAGGACGCGCGCCAGATGAAGACGCATCGCAGGCGGAACATCGTCGCTGTCGGCAGGCGCAAGATCGTTGTCGAGGCCAGCCTGGGCTGCCACGATCCGATCGGCATCCATGCGGGCTCCCACGAGCGCCGCCTCCGCATGTCTGGCCCGGGTCGGGACATTGCCGACCGAGAAGAACGCGATGCGGATGTCCTGGATCAGATCGTTCTCGAACGACCCAACGATGCCGCAGCCGACCAGCGCATAATCGCCACGCCGACGCGCCAGCTCGTCGAACGCGATCCGCTGGTTGCTGCGAAACAGCGGAATGTGGACAGCGACGAGGAGTTCACCGGGCGCGAGCGCGGTCTCGAACAGATCGAGGAAGAAGTCGCCGGCCCTGACCCGGCGCCGGCCAGCGGCCCCGGCAATCTCGATCTCCGCATCGAGCGCCAGCACGACAGCGGGAAATTCGGACGAGGGATCGGCGAGCGCGACGCTGCCGCCCAGCGTGCCGCGATTGCGAATGGCGGGATGGGCAACGAACGGGGCCGCGGCGCGCAGCAGCGGCGCGAATTCGGCGATGAGCGGCTCGCTCAGCATCTCGCAATGCCGCGTCAAGGCGCCGATGCGCAGCCATTCGCCGTCGCGCCTCACGCCCCGCAGTTCGTCGATGTGGTTGATGTCGATCAGAATCCGCGGCGCCTGCAGCCGCAGGGCCAGGGCCGGAACCAGACTTTGGCCGCCGGCAATGAAGCGCGCCTCGTCGCCGCCGCGCGCGTGAGCGTCGAGCGCCTCTTCGACCGTCCTTGCACGAAAATAGCTGAAAGCCCTCGCTTTCATCCGTTTCCTCGCTGCGGGCTCATCAGCCCGGGATGCAGATTTGTGACCATCTGGTCTCAAAACAGTCGCACGGCCTTACCGTCACCGTCAACCACAAACGAACGATTGGTCACAAAACTGCTTTCGGGCTATCTAGGACACTCATCGCGGCAATCGATTTTGAGACCATGGCAAGGACTTCGAAGACAGCGAGCGCATCACGGCCGGCAAGCCGTGCCGGCCCTCGAAGCACCAGCAAGTCCGACGGCGCACCGCCGGCGAAGCGCCGCAACATGCGCGCGGCCGACCGCGAGCGGGTGATCGTGGACGAAGCAATCCGGTTTTTCGCCGAGCACGGCTTCGAAGGACAGACCCGGGAGCTCGCCAAGCGCATGGGTATCGCGCATTCGGTGATCTACCGGCACTTCCCCAGCAAGGAAGCACTCATCGAGCGAGTCTACCAGGAGGTCTATCTGAGCCGGTGGTCGCAGGACTGGGGGCCGCTCATCCGCGACCGCAGCCAGCCGCTGCAGGCTCGGCTGACGGACTTCTATCTCGACTACGTCGCCCGCGTGTTCGAGTACAACTGGGTCCGGATCTTCGTCTTCTCCGGCATGAAGTCGTTCGGCATCACCGGTCGCTATCTCGATCTGGTCCGTCGCGAGATCATCGAGCCTGCCGCGCTCGAGCTGCGTCACGAGCTGAAACTGCCGGACGCCGGGTCCTGCCCGCTCGGGAGCCGCGAGGTGGAAATGTTCTGGGGCCTGCATGGCCGCATCTTCTATCTCGCGATCCGCAAGTTCATCTACGAGACGCCGGTTCCGTCCGATCTCGAAGAGACCGTGCGCGATGCGATCCAGCTCTTCCTCGACGGCGCCCGGCCGATGCTTCCCAGAGTCCTGCAACAGCATCGACTCGACACGGCGTCATGATCCCGTCGTCCCAGAACAATCCTCAGGGCACTCGACGATGGATGCGCACGCCATGCATCACAATGAACGGCGTCTCGATGCAGGTTGCATGACACCGCCGCGCTCCAATTCGCTTCCTGCATCGGACGCATGACGCACGCCTGATCTTCATCCTGCCGGTCTGGTTCGCTTTGACCACCTCAGCCTGAGGTGGCATCGTGGCAACTTGACGCGTTGGGCGACAGAAGTTACCGTAGTTGAATATTGCGAACTTTTCTATTTGTTGTTTTCGACGCGAAACTCATTGAAGACCTGAACCACATCGACCGGTCCGCACACACAACCTTGACGACCATGCAGTGCGAGCCTCTGCGCCTGATCGAGCCGACGCGAGAACGGCTGTAAATATGACATCGCGATCCGATGGGTCGCGGTACCCTTCGCTACGTCGTTGCCGACCTGTTAGTTGCGGAGCGATACGTGATTGATCAAGCGATGATTTTCCTCCGCGATCTTCTCAATGCGCAGTTGATCGGGCCAGCGGTTCCCGGACACGCGGCTCCTGCCGAAGATGCCGTCATCTTTCTCGATGGCGACAAGACGGACCCGATATCCTTCCGAATGGGCGCGGTGACGACCATGCTCATCAATGTCGAACAGGAACCGATCCTGCGCGCGGCCAATCCGTATCAGCGGCTCGGCACCGACGGCACCGCCTATCGCGTCCAGCCCGACGTTCGCCTGAACATGCGCGTTCTGTTCGTGGCGCGCTTCAAGCAATATGAGCAGGCGCTGGCGCGGTTGTCGCAGATCATCGCCTTCTTCCAGTCGCATCCGGTTCTGGA
Protein-coding sequences here:
- a CDS encoding branched-chain amino acid ABC transporter permease: MTVQSAGEAPPLPQAQRLVAILSDHRVLVSIAALALLPWLLPSKALAVNVLIYGVVVMGYNLLFGYTGLLSFGHAAFFGTGAYLTGIVIGRWGLPWFAAVPLAIAASTVLAAVIGTISTRTRGIYFSMVTLALAQLVYYVALQASSFTGGENGLRGFTVDHINLFGVQINFLDPLNKYYVLMSLAALAIWVQSRILNSPFGAVIEAIRENEQRARACGYDVERCKLIVFMLSGAISAVGGCMSALHLSIVPLDILHYQTSGMIVMMVLLGGARSFFGPFIGAATFLILEDVVSVWTPHWQIVVGAIFVVFVLFLPKGIWGTFLDALPAARERR
- a CDS encoding ABC transporter ATP-binding protein; translated protein: MAETALLELDGVQAWYGASHVLHGISLRVNEGEVVALVGRNGAGKTTTLRTVMGLMPKAEGRVRFAGQDLLPLAAHRRFHLGLAYVPEERRIVPGLSVRENLRLGLVAAKAEIDERAAFAEIAETFPRLNERLDQEGVTLSGGEQQMLAIARALIARPRMVLLDEPSEGIMPVLVEEMGVLFRRLRDQGKTLLLVEQNVEWALRLADRAVIIDQGEVVHESSAAALLADKDIQDRYCAV
- a CDS encoding ethanolamine ammonia-lyase subunit EutB, translating into MSFSHTLGGTIYRFNDLKTLLAKATPLRSGDVLAGLAAQNAAERVAARMALADLPLRHFLNETVIPYESDEVTRLIVDQHDGNAFAAVASLTVGAFREWLLSDATDAATLAAVSPGLTPEMVAAVCKIMRLQDLVTVAAKCEVVTRFRCTIGLPGRMSTRLQPNHPLDDPKGVAASILDGLMYGVGDATIGINPASDDVDTMVRLLDMIDALRLASNAPIQSCVLAHVTTALKAIERRAPVDLVFQSLAGTEEANRGFGITLSLLDEVLAAAESLQRCPPGGNVMYFETGQGSELSSAGHSGVDQQTLEARCYAVARRYRPLLVNTVVGFIGPEYLYDGKQIMRAGLEDHFCGKLLGLPMGCDVCYTNHAEADQDDMDALLTLLGVAGCTYIMGVPGADDIMLNYQSTSFHDALYVRKVLGKRAAPEFEAWLAATGISDIKGELSFEPARLMPSLPLLEAK
- a CDS encoding ABC transporter ATP-binding protein encodes the protein MSTELLRADGIGRRFGGFVALEGISVAFAAGELTSIIGPNGAGKSTFFNILSGTLSPSSGTLRFKGRELNGLPQHRFVHQGISRSYQITNIFPDLSVHENVRVAAQAMRVSYDIWRKRADLVELSERADAALTSVGLIGKRGELAKFLAHGQQRALEIAIALVSEPELLLLDEPTAGMGPEETKEMVALLERLAERRTVLLVEHKMKMVLGLSQRVLVLHHGRLLADGKPEDIRSNPDVRRVYLGQSEGYG
- a CDS encoding branched-chain amino acid ABC transporter permease — its product is MDLSLIIMQLFSGIALGAVLVITALGLTIVFGMLGVVNFAHGALFMIGAYAGLYLASLTGSFWWGLLLAPVLVGAFGMLIEFVLVRRLYGRSIDDPLLLTFGLSYILVEGVRIVFGSDGIPFPTPSQLIGVVDLGVGFFPKYRLFVIALVAVVLLALWLMLEKTRIGLIVRAGARDPQIMRVLGVDIGKVWLAIFGLGVGLAALGGVLAGPMRSVNPEMGTLVLAEAFVVTVIGGLGSIVGAVVAGLMVGICISMVALFAPEMATIVMFALMAAVLLVRPQGLFGLKGRA
- a CDS encoding ABC transporter substrate-binding protein, producing the protein MPSYETKLQRAGISRRTAVMGMSAGIATLAMPRLGRAADDTIRIGFPTPLTGPFAAEARDQVKCAELAVKLVNDKGGIAGRKVELLVRDDKLNAGEAATRTLELIEKDKVHAIVGALSSAVQLAVNEVTRARGVIYVSISQSDTINEVKDFSKYTFHEALNPHMTTAAVARQTIKKGMKVAHLAADYAYGHEMLRGFKRAQAAIGAESVGEILHPFGAADYSTFMPRLMSLRPDVLCISNFGRDQANAIKQAVDFGIKQQMKIVVPVILHNQRLAVGPDVFEGVVGGANYYWGLETQNKTAAEFNKAYRAANGGAIPTDYGAYGYSGVGSLLQAMQAAGGTDTDKVVAALEGLQYDLTKGPQHYRKCDHQSVQSVLVLESKKKSAMANDNDLFAIVASDPGADEMLRSCGELGHAT
- the eutC gene encoding ethanolamine ammonia-lyase subunit EutC yields the protein MSGSDDSTPATSASDDWNWLSRYTEARIALGRCGPGVPTSAHLGFQAAHAEARDAVLKPFDAEGFAAEVAARGWPALAVHSRAADRSIYLQRPDAGRLLSPVSEALLSEPRASADIVLVIADGLSSRAVQVNALPVLDPLMPRLTASGRRLSPVIVASQGRVALADHIGELLGASASIILIGERPGLSAADSLGLYLTWMPRRGRVDSERNCISNVRQGGLAPADAAVQAAELIERMFRHQAAGVGLARLPQLPPPEGDGV